A genome region from Streptomyces sp. NBC_01296 includes the following:
- a CDS encoding MFS transporter, with amino-acid sequence MPISLRTRVKRRVRPPAAVLRVIRLNNGFQLLFNLLWWMPVFYQYQKQAGLSDSQIFGIQSVYYVAFCLLEIPTGFIADRIGQRRCMQLGAAAMTAANLLPVFSPSFVGFMAHFLAIAAARSLVSGASSAYLYEYLHEHAADDHYVQAEGTARALGLWAKIACWPLVGVLMHVRHEAPYVLTALSTLGSLACAAALPAIAAPRGGGHPPAERVGLLDSARQAAKVLGTSRSLGPLMVQGVAVFTLARICQVNLFQPLLLEKDLPVADHGAVLSAMTVAEAVGAARTGWLRSRLSDTTVVSVLSVVMALTLAATTLSGGLGTILWLCVFAAAVGLAYPVQRNLINAAIPPTPYRATLLSVESIIDRGVCALVALAVGAYLAADRLDALLVHAAAGTCLLLLVVGVVLGRLRRGGVRPAAGQP; translated from the coding sequence ATGCCCATCTCCCTGCGCACGCGCGTGAAACGCCGCGTCCGTCCGCCCGCCGCGGTGCTCCGCGTGATCCGACTCAACAACGGGTTCCAGCTGTTGTTCAACCTGCTGTGGTGGATGCCGGTCTTCTACCAGTACCAGAAGCAGGCGGGCCTGTCGGACAGCCAGATCTTCGGCATCCAGAGCGTCTACTACGTGGCGTTCTGCCTGCTGGAGATACCCACCGGCTTCATCGCCGACCGCATCGGACAGCGCCGCTGCATGCAGCTCGGGGCGGCCGCGATGACCGCGGCGAACCTGCTCCCGGTCTTCTCGCCGTCCTTCGTGGGCTTCATGGCGCACTTCCTGGCCATCGCCGCCGCCCGCTCGCTGGTATCCGGGGCCTCCAGCGCCTACCTGTACGAGTACCTGCACGAGCACGCCGCGGACGATCACTACGTACAGGCCGAGGGCACCGCCCGCGCGCTCGGCCTCTGGGCGAAGATCGCCTGCTGGCCACTGGTCGGCGTCCTGATGCACGTCCGGCACGAGGCCCCCTACGTACTGACCGCGCTCTCCACGCTCGGTTCGCTGGCCTGCGCCGCGGCCCTCCCGGCGATCGCGGCGCCCCGCGGGGGCGGTCACCCGCCCGCGGAGCGCGTCGGGCTCCTCGATTCGGCCCGCCAGGCCGCGAAGGTGCTCGGAACGTCACGGTCCCTCGGGCCTTTGATGGTGCAGGGCGTGGCCGTGTTCACGCTCGCCCGCATCTGCCAGGTCAACCTCTTCCAACCGCTGCTCCTCGAAAAGGACCTCCCCGTCGCCGACCACGGAGCGGTTCTGTCGGCGATGACGGTCGCCGAGGCCGTTGGTGCGGCCAGAACCGGGTGGTTGCGCAGCAGACTGTCCGACACCACCGTGGTGAGCGTCCTCAGCGTGGTCATGGCACTCACGCTGGCGGCCACCACGCTGTCGGGAGGCCTGGGCACGATCCTGTGGCTGTGCGTGTTCGCCGCCGCGGTGGGCCTTGCGTACCCGGTGCAACGCAACCTGATCAACGCGGCCATCCCGCCGACCCCCTACCGGGCGACCCTGCTCTCGGTGGAGTCCATCATCGACCGCGGCGTGTGCGCGCTGGTGGCGCTGGCCGTCGGTGCCTACCTGGCGGCGGACCGCCTCGACGCGCTCCTCGTGCACGCGGCGGCGGGCACCTGTCTGCTGCTGCTCGTCGTGGGCGTCGTCCTGGGGCGGCTGCGTCGGGGCGGGGTGCGGCCGGCCGCAGGTCAGCCCTGA
- a CDS encoding DUF5133 domain-containing protein: MRRPSDRSPGERQPPMLMAHPAVLPGLVDRYWALSVLDAAEGDSPVRKEIEDVERALCVATGTTDVHAALIAARHHLPGTGTLDDSVLASS, encoded by the coding sequence ATGCGACGGCCATCTGATCGATCCCCTGGCGAAAGGCAACCACCCATGTTGATGGCTCACCCGGCCGTGCTCCCCGGCCTCGTCGACCGATACTGGGCACTGTCCGTACTTGATGCCGCAGAAGGCGACTCGCCCGTGCGTAAGGAGATCGAAGATGTCGAGCGAGCCCTGTGTGTGGCCACCGGTACGACGGACGTGCACGCTGCCCTGATCGCCGCTCGTCACCACCTGCCTGGCACGGGCACCCTCGACGACTCCGTACTCGCCTCCAGCTGA
- a CDS encoding transglycosylase family protein has protein sequence MNASGANAAAVHSEPNRDWDAIARCESGGNWRANTGNGHYGGLQFTQSSWNAAGGRKYAPRADLATKAEQIATARRLAEIQGMGAWTCAHRR, from the coding sequence AACGCCGCTGCGGTCCACTCCGAACCGAACCGTGACTGGGACGCCATCGCACGGTGTGAATCCGGCGGAAACTGGCGGGCGAACACCGGCAACGGCCACTACGGCGGATTGCAGTTCACCCAGTCGAGCTGGAACGCGGCAGGAGGCCGCAAGTACGCACCACGCGCGGACCTCGCCACAAAGGCGGAGCAGATCGCGACGGCGAGGAGACTCGCCGAGATCCAGGGCATGGGGGCTTGGACCTGCGCACACCGCCGCTGA